The window TCATTGTTTTCACCTGAGAAGGTATTCTGAAAACATTATAGCAGATGGGAAGAGAAATATCAAACATATTTTCTTATCCTCTTCTTCCGCATCAATCCCCAAAGGGCAGGCTACAAACGCAGACAGTGGAAGAAATAAACACATACTTAAATTTGTTTCAATCCCCAAAGGGCAGGCTACAAACTGCTTTCCTTGAACGCTTCATTGTCAGCACGTATAAGTTTCAATCCCCAAAGGGCAGGCTACAAACACAGCAAAGCTCTTTTCGTGTCTAAGTGCAAAATCGGTTTCAATCCCCAAAGGGCAGGCTACAAACAGATGTCTTTATACTTCATGAATCTGCAGAAGAAGCGTTTCAATCCCCAAAGGGCAGGCTACAAACTGATAAAGGTTTTATATCTCATGATTGGAGTTTAAAGTTTCAATCCCCAAAGGGCAGGCTACAAACAATACAATAGGCCTCATGTATGAGAAGCAACGAAAAATGTTTCAATCCCCAAAGGGCAGGCTACAAACTTAGTTGAGGTGAATAATGTATGATTTATCTCTACAGTGTTTCAATCCCCAAAGGGCAGGCTACAAACAAACTAAGCTTTATCTCAAACCTTGTTACAGGTTCAGTTTCAATCCCCAAAGGGCAGGCTACAAACTTAGCTGGGCCTATCTCACCGTCGCTGTCTACCATAGTTTCAATCCCCAAAGGGCAGGCTACAAACGTATGATGAGCTTTTGAAGATAGCGGTTGATTTGGAGTTTCAATCCCCAAAGGGCAGGCTACAAACAATACTAAAATTGAAGGATAGAGTATGGGAATGTCCGTTTCAATCCCCAAAGGGCAGGCTACAAACGTGTTGAGGACACAGGCAGTACAAGGGGTTAAGCAGTGTTTCAATCCCCAAAGGGCAGGCTACAAACAATTTTTTGAGACCTCATAAACATTTACAGATTGAGTTTCAATCCCCAAAGGGCAGGCTACAAACGAAAAGTTACATGGGAAAAAGCTTTCAGAATTACCTGAGTTTCAATCCCCAAAGGGCAGGCTACAAACGAAAAGTTACATGGGAAAAAGCTTTCAGAATTACCTGAGTTTCAATCCCCAAAGGGCAGGCTACAAACAGTTCAGGAATTCAAACAATGAATCTTATACCAAAATCATTTCAATCCCCAAAGGGCAGGCTACAAACACCAAGCGTTGAAATTATTGATATTGAGACTTTCAATTTCAATCCCCAAAGGGCAGGCTACAAACGCTTATTGTTATGAAGTTTGAAGATTTTCTTGATTTATTTCAATCCCCAAAGGGCAGGCTACAAACCAGGCAACGTTGGCACGACACCCATATCATAATCTATTTCAATCCCCAAAGGGCAGGCTACAAACTAACAGGGATAATAAACAAGCTTTTGGGATATTTGAAATTTCAATCCCCAAAGGGCAGGCTACAAACACGTCAAATAGCTTGATTTTATTATATCAAGATTATGCACCTCTGTCAATGTTTTTATATCAAAACATCTGTGGAAAACTCACATCAAGCCAGAAAAATCAAGCTATATAGCCACCTCAAAGCCTTCCGTCTATCCAGCTGCTGCCAACAATCCAAACAAAACCTTACTCTACATTAATGAAACCGAATACAATTTAGCTCTCAAAAAATTGCCACTGGAAGTCGACAGAAACGACTTTTAGTCAAGATGGATATATATACAAAGAAATGGCCTTCTAAATGTATAATTATAGTTTGTTCTGGACAGTACTAAAAATACCCGAAGAAGGATGGACATTTGGTGATGGTACAGATCTTTCTTTGTACTTTCAGCTTCTGTTTTCTCAGCTGAACGAAGTGGCAGAAGAAATAGTAGATGATTATGATTGCGAAATTGCAATTTTGTACTTTGGGCATGAGTGGTATAATTAAATTAAATCAATTGTAGGCATTAAAAGTCAAGTTTCATGATAAAATTAAGATTTCATCATCTTTTATGCTTTCTTGGCTTTAGAGGGCTTGGGTATAACAAGGAGTTTGTGGAAAATTTTAAAAAGGTGTATGAGAAAGTTTTTACTGAAAATCAAAAAGTTGTACTTGCTACATACCCAGATGTGATATGCCAAAGATGTCCAAGACTTGTGGATGGTAGTTGCACAGCAGAAGAGAAGGTAAAAAACTTCGATATAAAGCTTATGGAATTTCTTTGCAAAAACGGCATTAGCAATTTTGACAATGTTTTGCCAAGTGAGATTTATAAAGTAATAAAAAAGCTTTCAATCCAAGAATTTGAAAGCATCTGCAGAAGCTGTGAGTGGTTTAAGTTTGGGTATTGCAAAGAGGGGTTGTTGAAGTTAAAATGTGAACAAAATTTATAAATTTAAGAAGCCTTTAAAACAAAGAAATCTGATTTATTAAAAAGGAAGGGATTTTTAAAAAGCCATGGATGAAAAGTCAATATACATATTAAAAAAGCTTTATGAAGAGGACTTTGTCTCAGGCGAAAGTCTTGCAAAAGAACTGAATGTCAGCCGCATGGCAGTGAACAAAAGAATCAAGAGCCTACAAGAGATGGGCTTTGCTATAGCATCTTATAAGAAAAAAGGCTATCAGCTTGTTGACAAAGACATAATAAGAGTTTGGGAGATAGAAGATTTCATCTCAAGATCTGAATTGTTCAAGGATTTTTTATATTTTTCGCAAATAAACTCAACAAACAACTATGTAAAAGAAAACCAAGAAAAATTGGAATCAGCAACGGTTGTATATGCAGAAAGACAAAATGCCGGCAGGGGACGGTTTGGAAGAAGCTGGATTGACTTAGAAAAAGGAGTTAAGATGTCTATTTTTCTGAGGCTTGAGGTCATTGACATAGAAAAGGTGGTTCCCCTTACACTTTTTACGGGGCTTATTGTCAACAGGGTTTTGAGAAAATATAAAGTTCAAAGTTTTATCAAGTGGTCAAATGATATTCTTTTGAATGGCAAAAAGGTTTGTGGGATTTTGACAGAGCTTTCAGGTGAGCTCGAAGGTGCTGGGAATGTCATCATCGGAATAGGTCTTAATGTAAATGCAGCCAGCCTTCCTGATGAACTTCTGGAGATTGCAACCACATTAAGGAAAGAGATGGGCATGGACTTTGATAGGACAAGAATAATTATTGAAATCTTGGAAGAGTTTGAAAACGAGCTTGAGAATTTCAAAAATTATGGTTTTTCACGCTTTAGAGATGAGTATAAAAGCTACTGTATAAACCTTGGCAAGGAGATTGTCATAAACGGTGTGCAGAGGGCATTTTGCAAAGACATAGGGCAAAATGGCGAGCTTATCTGTGTGCAGGATGGGAAAGAGGTAAAAATACAAAGCGGTGAGGTTACAATAAGGTGGTGAAGATGATTTGAGACTTATTTCAAAAGATGCAAATTTAAAGAAGATTATGTATCAAAAAGGGTTTGATGAAAGAGAGATTTTGGACTTTGTAAAAAGGTCAGAGAGTATAATCTTGAGGTTTGACAATATCCAAGATGTGCCAAAGTTTGTAGCTCTTCTTTCGGACCTTGGTTTTTTTGTTGTTGTAAAAGACAATATCGCTTTTGCTACAACTTCAAAAGCCAATTTTGAGAGGACAAAATGCTATCTTTCTGAAGAAGGGTTTGAGTGCAGTTTTGATGCAGATTTTACCATTTCACAAAGAACTCTTTGTGCAAATGGAAAGCAAATAAACCTTCTTAAGACAAATGTGATGGGAATTATAAATGTCACGCCAGATTCTTTTTACGAAGGCTCAAGGGTAGATAGTACTGCAGTTTCTCAAAAAGCCCTTGAGATGATTGAAGAGGGAGCAGACTTGATTGACGTTGGGGGTGAGTCTACAAGACCTTTTTCAGACCCGGTTCCTGAAGATGAGGAGCTGAAAAGAGTTATTCCAGCAATTAGAGCAATAAGAGATGTCTCAAAAGATATACCTATTTCAATTGACACATACAAAGCTTCTGTTGCCAAAAAGGCTATAGAAGCAGGGGCTGATATAATAAACGATATAAGCGGCGGCACATTTGACAAAGAGATGTTCAAGGTTGCTGCAGACTACAATGTTCCTATTATAATCATGCACATAAAAGGCACGCCCAAAAATATGCAGCAAAACCCATATTATGAAGATGTAATAGAAGAGATTTTACAGTATTTTGAAAGAAGGATAGATGAAGCACTAAAGGCAGGTGTAGATTTAGAGAACATCATCTTAGACCCCGGCATTGGTTTTGGCAAAAGACCAGAGGACAATTTGGAGATAATAAGGCGATGTGAAGAGTTCAAGGTCCTTGGAAGACCAATTTTAATTGGCGCATCCCGAAAGTCAACCATAGGGGTTGTTTTGGGTGGTGTTGGACCTGAAGATAGGCTTGAGGGGACAATTGCAATTTCGACCATTTGTGCTCTCAAGAAAATTGAGTTTGTAAGAGTGCATGATGTAAAAGAAAACAAAAGGGCAATCTTGATGGCAGAGGCTATTATGAACGCTTAAGAAAGGGAGGGGGAATTTCAAATGAAAGCTGTGATTGACAGGTTTGAAGGGGATTTTGCTGTCCTTGAGCTTGAAAATGGGAAGATTGTAAATGTGCCAGCTGATATAGTTCCACAAGGTGCAAAAGAAGGAGATGTTCTTTTGATTGAGATTGACAAAAAAGAAACAGAAGAGAGACAAAAGAGAATAAAGGACCTTTTTGAAAGGCTAAAGGAGTAGCAAAATTTACATTCATAGAAAGGAAAGAGCTGCTAAAGATGCAAAAGATGGAAGTTATCTTGGCACTGGGAAGCAATCTTGGTGACAGACAGAGGAATATAGAGACTGCAATAGAATATCTAAAAGAAAAGGTGGATATCAAAAAGGTTTCAACAATCATTGAGACAGAGCCTTATGGGTATACACAGCAGCCAAAGTTTTTAAACTGCTGCTTGATGGGCAAAACCTGCCTTTCGCCTTTTGAGCTTTTAGAATTTGTGCTCAGCATAGAAAAGAAGATGGGAAGAGAGAGGCTTTTTAAATGGGGGCCAAGGAATATAGACATAGACATTTTGTTTTACAACTCTTTGGTGATAGATGAAGAAAATCTGAAGATTCCGCATCCTGAGATACAAAAGCGCGAGTTTGTACTACTTCCTTTGAGTGAGATAGCACCCGATTTTGTCCATCCTGTATTGAAAAAGACAGTTGTTCAGCTCTACACAGATCTTATGAATTCTAAATGAAAGGTGTGAAAGTGCTTCATGGAATTTTTAACTATGCCAGAGTTCAAAGACAAAGTGGTTGTGGTTACAGGTGCTGCACAGGGGATTGGGCTTGTGACAGCTCTTTCTTTTTTGAATAATGGTGCTTATGTTGCAGCGGTTGATGTTGACAGAGAAGCAATTGAGGATGCGATGCAAGACTTTTTCAAAGGGTATGAAGACAAAATTGAATTTTTTGAATGCGATTTGCAGGATGCATCTCAGATTGAAAGAGTTTGCCGGAAAATTGGTGAAAAGTATAAAAGTATAGATGTTCTTGTCAACAACGCGGGCGTTGGGTCGACAAAATGGATTTTAGATAGGACTGTTGAAGAGTGGGATTATGTTATAAATGTAAATCTTAGAGCACCATATCTTATGGTAAAGTATCTTTTGCCTTTCATGAAAGAAGGAAGCTGTATTGTGAACATTGCCTCAACAAGGGCTTTGATGTCTGAGCCAAACACAGAGCCTTATTCTGCATCAAAAGGCGGAATTTTGGCGCTGACTCATTCTTTGGCTGTATCACTATCACATCTTAAAATCAGGGTAAATGCAATAAGTCCGGGCTGGATAGAGGTATCTGAGTACAAGAAAAGAAAATACAGAAAGCTGCCTGATTTGCGCGAAATAGACCACCTTCAGCACCCTGCAGGAAGGGGTGGAAAACCTGAGGATGTTGCAAATGCGGTGCTATTTTTAGCATCCGAAAAAAGCGGGTTTATTACTGGCACAAACCTTGTTGTGGATGGTGGAATGACAATAAAGATGATATATGAAGAGTAAATTGAGGGTGATATGAACCACATTTCCCCTTTTGATATTGTATTTGAAGACGAAGAAGAAAATGAAAAACATGTGGTCCAGCCTGATATTGTAATAATTTGCGACAAGGGCAAGATTACTGATGAAGGATACAAGGGTTATTCCTAAACTCATTGTTGAAGTGCTTATGCCTACAACAGCTTCAGTAGATTATGTAAAAAAGATGCAGCTTTAAAGTAGGTTTGGAGTTTTAGAGTACTGGATTGCAAATCCGCGTAACAAATCGCTCCAGATATTCGTTTTAAAAGATAGGGTATACGCTTGAACACATGGCACTTTCTCAGACTGGCATTGCAAAGACAAAGACTTTTGATGGGTTAGAAGTTGATATAGAAAAAAATTTTCAAGTTTTGATGCTTTTTAAAAGAGAGGATTTTGAAGATGTGGGGAGGATTTTTTGAATTTGAGACACCAGATAGCCAGCTAAGAAGGATAATTCTTATTAATACAATTGTAAATGGGATTTTGTTTTTTGCCATTGCAGTTGGTGTGGTAATAGTTATAGCGTTGTTAGTAAATCTAATTAGACGAAAAGGAAAGTCAAAAACACAGAGGCTTAAAAATTTTCAGCTTATAGAAGAGTATTTTCAAAGTATATCAAATAGGATTTTGCAGGCAGAAGAAAAGCTACCATACCTGAAGTTAACAAGCAATTACAAAGAGGTTGAAGAGAGGTTTAACAATGTCACTTTGAACTTTTCGCACCTGCGTGAGTATTATGAAGGAATTAAAAAGAGCTATTCAGAGAGCGAAGTAAACACATTTATGAACATATACAACATATTAAAAAGTGATTTGGACTTTATAGAAAAGGTTTTAAAAGACTCAGAAGAGATATTAAAAAGTGAGATTGAAAGGAAAGAGAAAATTGACAAAATAGTTGAAACTCTCAAAAACAAAGAAGAACTAAAAAGCAAAATAGAGCAGCTTTACGAAAGTGTCTGTTCAGAAAATGTTTTAAATGAAAAATTTGAGGGTATAAAAAGACTTGATGAGAAGATAGAATATTACAAAAGTTTGACAGATGAGAAAAAAGAAGAGTATCTCTCAAGCTTGATTAATATTATAAATAGAGAATTTGAAGAAAAGTATCCTCTTGTTTTGTCAAAATCACCGCTCAGAGCAGAAAATCTAAAAAGAGAATATGATGATCTTTTGGCAAGGCTTAAAGTTTCAGAACCTGTTGAAAAGTTAATTTTAATTGAGGAATTTTTAGATAAACTGTCAAAAATTAGTATTAACCTTTATAGGGAGAAAACCTATGGAAAAACTTACAATCAAGCTATTCTTGACACGTTTACACAGCTTAAGACACAATATGACAATATAGGCATGAAATTTTACAAGATTGATTTAAAGATTAGCGAGATAGAAGAACTTCTTCAAAAAGGGGAGTCACCGGCTGTAGTTGAAAAAGAACTTGAGATTTTGGAAATGCTTATATTGAGCTTTGAAAAAGATGTTACGGAATGCAGAAAACTGCTTGAAAGTTTTTCGAAGTTTTTACAAAGAGTAAAGCTTTTAGACAGGGCAGACTTTACTGTTTTGGAAGGCTACAAAGAGAGGCTCAGAAATCTTTTGTATGAGTGTGACTTTGACAGCTTCAAAAAACTATACCTTGAGGCAGAAAGTCTTGCAAGAAATATCATTTTAAGAAGGTTTCCAAACAAAAAAGAAGAGTTTTTAAAAAGGACGTTTAAAAACTTTTTCGATGACCTTTTTGACATTTTCTAAATGCTTGTTACAAACTTTTA is drawn from Caldicellulosiruptor naganoensis and contains these coding sequences:
- the folK gene encoding 2-amino-4-hydroxy-6-hydroxymethyldihydropteridine diphosphokinase — its product is MQKMEVILALGSNLGDRQRNIETAIEYLKEKVDIKKVSTIIETEPYGYTQQPKFLNCCLMGKTCLSPFELLEFVLSIEKKMGRERLFKWGPRNIDIDILFYNSLVIDEENLKIPHPEIQKREFVLLPLSEIAPDFVHPVLKKTVVQLYTDLMNSK
- a CDS encoding DUF3006 domain-containing protein, with the protein product MKAVIDRFEGDFAVLELENGKIVNVPADIVPQGAKEGDVLLIEIDKKETEERQKRIKDLFERLKE
- a CDS encoding SDR family oxidoreductase; protein product: MEFLTMPEFKDKVVVVTGAAQGIGLVTALSFLNNGAYVAAVDVDREAIEDAMQDFFKGYEDKIEFFECDLQDASQIERVCRKIGEKYKSIDVLVNNAGVGSTKWILDRTVEEWDYVINVNLRAPYLMVKYLLPFMKEGSCIVNIASTRALMSEPNTEPYSASKGGILALTHSLAVSLSHLKIRVNAISPGWIEVSEYKKRKYRKLPDLREIDHLQHPAGRGGKPEDVANAVLFLASEKSGFITGTNLVVDGGMTIKMIYEE
- a CDS encoding DUF1284 domain-containing protein, encoding MIKLRFHHLLCFLGFRGLGYNKEFVENFKKVYEKVFTENQKVVLATYPDVICQRCPRLVDGSCTAEEKVKNFDIKLMEFLCKNGISNFDNVLPSEIYKVIKKLSIQEFESICRSCEWFKFGYCKEGLLKLKCEQNL
- a CDS encoding biotin--[acetyl-CoA-carboxylase] ligase; the encoded protein is MDEKSIYILKKLYEEDFVSGESLAKELNVSRMAVNKRIKSLQEMGFAIASYKKKGYQLVDKDIIRVWEIEDFISRSELFKDFLYFSQINSTNNYVKENQEKLESATVVYAERQNAGRGRFGRSWIDLEKGVKMSIFLRLEVIDIEKVVPLTLFTGLIVNRVLRKYKVQSFIKWSNDILLNGKKVCGILTELSGELEGAGNVIIGIGLNVNAASLPDELLEIATTLRKEMGMDFDRTRIIIEILEEFENELENFKNYGFSRFRDEYKSYCINLGKEIVINGVQRAFCKDIGQNGELICVQDGKEVKIQSGEVTIRW
- the folP gene encoding dihydropteroate synthase translates to MRLISKDANLKKIMYQKGFDEREILDFVKRSESIILRFDNIQDVPKFVALLSDLGFFVVVKDNIAFATTSKANFERTKCYLSEEGFECSFDADFTISQRTLCANGKQINLLKTNVMGIINVTPDSFYEGSRVDSTAVSQKALEMIEEGADLIDVGGESTRPFSDPVPEDEELKRVIPAIRAIRDVSKDIPISIDTYKASVAKKAIEAGADIINDISGGTFDKEMFKVAADYNVPIIIMHIKGTPKNMQQNPYYEDVIEEILQYFERRIDEALKAGVDLENIILDPGIGFGKRPEDNLEIIRRCEEFKVLGRPILIGASRKSTIGVVLGGVGPEDRLEGTIAISTICALKKIEFVRVHDVKENKRAILMAEAIMNA